A genomic region of Acidimicrobiia bacterium contains the following coding sequences:
- a CDS encoding ABC transporter permease has product MSMPPALQPIPVDVLAPSEVGGNSAPTRGPWALMWRRLRGDKAALASMAFIILLFSFAAAAPLFESWTNHPKNTSNAAGSDNFTLLPMGPLGGCDGVTDVGKDTCFILGASNVSGHDMLVQLSYGARTSLFIGVVSTAITVVVALVMGLLAGYSGGLTDGVISRLMDVVAAFPFLLFAIAVSTVFRSNVWTVIFVIAAFSWFYPARLFRAEVLSLREREFVSAARMLGASTPRILRKHIFPHLVGATVVYASLSIAGAILFEAALSYLGFGLPADIPSWGRMISQAVPGGLYRNAPYLMVFPGTLLVLTALAFNMLGDGLRDALDPKGNVGR; this is encoded by the coding sequence ATGTCGATGCCCCCCGCACTGCAGCCGATTCCGGTAGATGTTCTCGCCCCCAGCGAGGTTGGCGGCAACTCGGCTCCCACCCGAGGCCCCTGGGCCCTGATGTGGCGCCGACTGAGGGGCGATAAGGCGGCGCTGGCCAGCATGGCGTTCATCATCTTGCTGTTTTCGTTTGCGGCAGCCGCGCCGCTATTCGAGTCGTGGACCAATCATCCCAAGAACACCTCGAACGCGGCGGGCAGCGACAACTTCACCCTGCTCCCGATGGGGCCATTGGGGGGCTGCGATGGAGTGACCGATGTTGGGAAAGACACGTGTTTCATTCTCGGGGCATCCAACGTGAGCGGCCACGACATGCTGGTGCAATTGAGTTACGGCGCTCGTACGTCTTTGTTTATCGGGGTGGTTTCCACCGCCATCACGGTGGTGGTGGCCCTTGTGATGGGCTTACTGGCGGGCTACAGCGGAGGCTTGACCGACGGCGTGATCTCGCGCCTGATGGATGTGGTGGCGGCCTTTCCGTTCCTGCTCTTTGCCATCGCAGTGTCCACGGTGTTCCGCAGCAACGTCTGGACAGTGATCTTTGTGATCGCCGCCTTTTCCTGGTTCTACCCGGCCCGGTTGTTTCGGGCTGAGGTGCTGTCGCTGCGGGAGCGGGAGTTTGTGTCGGCGGCCCGGATGCTGGGGGCGTCGACCCCACGAATCCTGCGTAAACACATTTTTCCTCATCTGGTGGGGGCGACAGTGGTGTACGCATCGCTCTCGATCGCCGGTGCCATTCTCTTTGAGGCCGCCCTGTCCTACCTAGGCTTTGGGCTGCCGGCGGACATTCCGTCATGGGGCCGGATGATTTCTCAGGCGGTGCCCGGGGGGCTCTACCGCAACGCCCCTTATTTGATGGTCTTTCCAGGAACGTTGCTGGTGCTCACGGCCCTGGCCTTCAACATGCTGGGCGACGGCCTGCGTGACGCGCTGGACCCGAAGGGGAACGTGGGCCGCTGA
- a CDS encoding nuclear transport factor 2 family protein — MIRRNIGLANEGNYGPALAMMAPDATLTFPGDNSWSRQFREPVADRRPHPTHVGRDEIEGFLRRYADQGVHMEVEDILVNGPPWNMRAAIRVNDWIRDDAGGERYTNRAVLMVRTRWGKIVEQEDYEDTERVAALDALPPRSE, encoded by the coding sequence ATGATCCGACGCAACATTGGTTTGGCCAACGAGGGCAACTACGGTCCTGCGCTCGCCATGATGGCTCCCGACGCGACATTGACCTTCCCCGGCGACAACTCCTGGTCACGGCAGTTCCGCGAACCCGTGGCGGACCGGCGACCGCACCCAACGCACGTCGGGCGGGACGAGATCGAGGGGTTCCTCCGCCGTTACGCGGACCAAGGGGTGCACATGGAGGTCGAGGACATCCTCGTGAACGGTCCTCCCTGGAACATGCGTGCCGCCATTCGCGTGAACGACTGGATCAGGGACGATGCCGGCGGTGAGCGGTACACAAACCGAGCAGTGCTCATGGTGCGAACCCGCTGGGGCAAGATCGTCGAGCAGGAGGACTACGAGGACACCGAGCGAGTCGCAGCCCTTGACGCCCTGCCTCCGAGGAGCGAGTAG
- the secG gene encoding preprotein translocase subunit SecG, translating into MVIGIHIIVCLLLIVLVLLHSGKGGGLSDMFGGGAGATAIGSAAAERNLDRITVVVALTFVFTSTGLAFLLD; encoded by the coding sequence ATTGTCATCGGTATCCATATCATCGTGTGTCTCCTGTTGATCGTCTTGGTGTTGCTCCACAGTGGCAAGGGTGGCGGCCTCTCCGACATGTTCGGCGGCGGCGCCGGTGCCACCGCCATTGGATCAGCGGCGGCCGAGCGCAACCTGGACCGCATCACGGTGGTCGTGGCCCTGACGTTCGTGTTTACCTCCACCGGCCTAGCTTTTCTCCTCGACTGA
- a CDS encoding ABC transporter substrate-binding protein, with product MTGAVTQVARVIAGVAVMATLGSGCTNNGESGEQSSSSGGGTMRVGVPGALVVDPTKASLASPSDQMVLDLLYDGLTSIDSEGLVQPGLAVSWEHNEDFTAWRFHLDPEAHFTSGDSIKADDVIASIERIAALGTKSLAALALEPVTGFAEFVDGTSDHLEGLSAVNDKVVRFGLSEPLSVLPAVVASPAFGVVEPESLAAAEGGPTAELDLSGSWVVVSAAQGGLRLEPRSDATMRLEAVELGAFSNANAAYDAFVDGEVDWATVPADRFESAVNTYGDESFAPFQAEVFFGMHLGDAALNNPVLRQAIEAAIDRVEIVKAVYADLADPLTTVIPAGVAGHDDARCGGCGPDPKRAVALLAKGFPSGGVPTVNIDYDESPAQTAMAKLIAADLEAVGIPTSLRPLPLDDYKAFVASGGQALFTFGWIGAFRSPDAYLTPLFVSDSDDNLTAFRSPEVDGLLQRARGSDDDALNTERWAKAEATVMDAVVVIPIAQFRTQVVVADEVSGWAHAVDGTVDWERVTVAE from the coding sequence ATGACCGGCGCTGTAACGCAGGTCGCTCGGGTGATCGCCGGGGTGGCGGTGATGGCGACGCTGGGATCGGGGTGCACGAACAACGGTGAGAGTGGCGAACAGTCGTCCTCGTCGGGCGGAGGCACGATGCGCGTGGGCGTTCCCGGGGCGCTGGTGGTTGATCCCACCAAAGCCTCGCTGGCCTCGCCGAGCGATCAGATGGTGTTGGACCTGCTCTACGACGGCCTCACCAGCATCGACAGCGAGGGGTTGGTGCAGCCCGGGCTGGCGGTGTCCTGGGAACACAATGAAGATTTCACGGCCTGGCGTTTTCATCTCGATCCGGAGGCTCACTTCACCAGCGGCGATTCGATCAAGGCCGATGACGTGATCGCGTCGATCGAGCGAATAGCGGCGTTGGGTACGAAATCGTTGGCGGCTCTGGCGCTCGAGCCGGTGACGGGGTTCGCCGAGTTCGTGGACGGTACCAGCGATCATCTGGAGGGGCTGAGCGCGGTGAACGACAAGGTGGTGCGCTTCGGGCTCAGCGAGCCGTTGTCGGTGCTGCCTGCGGTGGTGGCGAGCCCGGCCTTTGGGGTGGTGGAGCCGGAATCGTTGGCGGCGGCCGAGGGCGGGCCCACCGCCGAGTTGGATCTGAGTGGGAGTTGGGTTGTGGTGTCGGCGGCGCAGGGTGGCCTGAGACTGGAGCCACGGTCGGATGCGACCATGCGGCTCGAGGCGGTGGAGTTGGGGGCGTTTTCCAACGCCAACGCCGCCTACGACGCGTTTGTCGATGGTGAGGTCGACTGGGCCACGGTGCCCGCCGACCGGTTCGAGAGCGCCGTGAACACCTATGGCGACGAGTCTTTCGCCCCGTTCCAGGCCGAAGTGTTCTTTGGAATGCATCTGGGCGACGCAGCCTTGAATAACCCGGTGCTGCGTCAGGCCATTGAGGCCGCCATCGACCGGGTGGAGATTGTGAAGGCGGTGTACGCCGATTTGGCCGATCCGCTGACCACGGTGATCCCGGCGGGCGTGGCGGGTCACGATGATGCGCGTTGTGGGGGCTGCGGTCCGGATCCGAAGCGGGCGGTGGCGTTACTGGCGAAAGGATTTCCCAGCGGCGGGGTTCCCACGGTGAATATCGACTATGACGAGTCGCCCGCTCAGACAGCGATGGCGAAGTTGATCGCGGCGGATCTCGAAGCGGTGGGCATTCCCACCAGCCTGCGGCCGCTGCCGTTGGACGACTACAAGGCCTTCGTAGCTTCTGGGGGCCAGGCGCTCTTCACTTTTGGCTGGATCGGCGCTTTCCGCTCGCCGGATGCGTACCTCACGCCGCTGTTCGTCTCGGACTCCGATGACAACCTGACGGCCTTCCGCAGCCCCGAGGTGGATGGCCTCTTGCAGCGAGCCCGGGGGTCGGATGACGATGCGCTCAACACCGAGCGGTGGGCGAAAGCGGAGGCCACGGTGATGGATGCCGTCGTGGTGATCCCTATCGCCCAGTTTCGGACCCAGGTGGTGGTGGCCGATGAGGTGAGCGGATGGGCTCACGCGGTGGATGGCACGGTCGACTGGGAGCGGGTGACCGTCGCCGAGTAG